The following proteins are encoded in a genomic region of Bacillus sp. Marseille-Q1617:
- a CDS encoding type IV pilin protein, whose product MLKKFLKNDKGLTLVELLAVIVILGIIAAIAVPSIGSIIEKSRADAVKAEGLQVLNAAKLFVASEGVPTTDNATTANQLTIDDLENYLTENVTDSIWSDATIVKVPDTNTLQLNGAGTKGSVVINFNDATISQINEYEYDSDDETHTVPVPTE is encoded by the coding sequence ATGTTGAAAAAGTTTTTGAAAAATGATAAAGGATTGACCCTTGTCGAATTGCTTGCTGTTATTGTGATTTTGGGGATTATTGCGGCGATTGCGGTGCCGAGTATTGGGAGTATAATTGAGAAGTCTAGAGCGGATGCAGTAAAGGCAGAAGGACTTCAGGTTTTAAATGCTGCAAAATTATTTGTTGCATCTGAAGGCGTTCCAACCACTGATAATGCTACCACAGCAAATCAATTAACTATTGATGATTTAGAAAACTATCTTACAGAAAATGTTACTGATAGTATTTGGTCTGATGCAACAATTGTTAAGGTGCCAGATACAAATACACTACAGTTAAATGGCGCTGGAACCAAAGGTAGTGTAGTTATTAATTTTAATGATGCAACAATTTCACAAATTAATGAATATGAGTATGATTCAGATGATGAAACACATACTGTTCCTGTTCCAACGGAATAG
- a CDS encoding A24 family peptidase, producing the protein MITLILIYALLLGSFYNVVGLRVPLKKSIVKPRSSCPYCRHQLTAMELIPVVSYLIQKGKCRQCKGRISPLYPFMEALNAGLFVLAFLQLGMQWELLVAWTLISMLVIITVSDLKYMVIPDRVLLFFLVLIIFERLFIPLSPWWDSLAGGALGFGLLLLIAIISKGGMGGGDIKLYGVIGLAVGMKVTILSFMIATFLGAVIGLTALAFKLIEKGKPIPFGPFIAAGTILAYLFGDAIISIYLSLFY; encoded by the coding sequence ATGATAACACTTATATTGATATACGCACTCCTCCTAGGCTCCTTCTACAACGTAGTCGGCCTGAGGGTGCCGTTAAAGAAATCAATCGTAAAACCAAGGTCGAGCTGTCCATACTGCCGTCACCAATTAACGGCGATGGAGCTCATACCTGTAGTTTCATATCTCATCCAAAAGGGGAAATGCCGCCAGTGTAAAGGGCGCATTTCTCCTTTATATCCATTTATGGAAGCTTTGAACGCTGGGCTATTTGTACTAGCTTTTCTGCAGCTGGGAATGCAGTGGGAACTCCTGGTCGCATGGACCTTGATTTCTATGCTCGTCATCATTACAGTGTCCGACCTGAAATACATGGTCATCCCGGACAGAGTCCTTCTCTTTTTCCTGGTACTGATCATTTTTGAACGCCTCTTCATCCCCCTTTCGCCATGGTGGGACAGCCTGGCAGGCGGGGCGCTCGGATTCGGCTTGCTTCTGCTTATCGCAATCATCAGCAAAGGCGGGATGGGCGGAGGAGACATCAAACTCTACGGAGTCATCGGTCTGGCAGTCGGGATGAAGGTAACCATCCTCTCCTTTATGATCGCCACATTCCTGGGAGCGGTCATCGGACTGACGGCTCTTGCATTCAAGCTGATCGAAAAAGGAAAGCCAATTCCCTTCGGCCCCTTCATCGCTGCCGGGACAATTCTGGCTTATCTATTCGGTGACGCCATTATTTCTATTTATCTATCATTATTCTATTAA
- the pilM gene encoding type IV pilus biogenesis protein PilM produces MGFLSFLSSSHKTANIVFTDHCIRFLELKQTSPPLVASMDERALPDGVIKGGRIVDEETLLFILEECIDEWKIKRRSVRFVVPDPFVVLRKVSIPSDIREDEMEGYLFLEIGSSIHLPFEDPVFDYSILGKSGEKQEVLLVASQEEIVDSYKDLLEEVKVKPVAADIAPLALYRSVLHEGKASPHEHTMLLHMDEQLLTVSIFHKHEPIFTRPIVLESELEDRAPEDGIPVNMLQDEINEIEKVMNFYRYSLNKGEQSVEKTVVSGGHPRLQLLKEQLQERIPIPVELLQLKNVPTLEDEQVPSGYAIALGLALKEVQLSETY; encoded by the coding sequence ATGGGTTTTCTATCGTTTCTCTCAAGTTCTCATAAAACCGCAAATATTGTATTCACCGACCATTGCATTCGATTTCTCGAGTTGAAACAGACTTCCCCTCCGCTGGTGGCTTCGATGGATGAGCGTGCGCTCCCGGATGGTGTCATCAAAGGGGGGAGAATCGTCGATGAGGAAACCCTTCTGTTCATTTTGGAAGAGTGTATCGACGAATGGAAAATCAAGCGCCGTTCTGTCCGATTCGTGGTGCCGGATCCGTTTGTCGTCCTGAGGAAAGTATCGATCCCTTCTGATATAAGAGAAGATGAAATGGAAGGTTATCTCTTCCTCGAAATAGGATCAAGCATACACTTGCCGTTTGAAGATCCGGTATTTGATTATTCCATATTGGGGAAATCAGGGGAGAAACAAGAAGTGTTATTGGTTGCATCACAGGAAGAAATCGTCGACAGCTATAAGGATTTGCTTGAGGAAGTGAAGGTGAAGCCTGTCGCCGCCGACATTGCGCCTCTTGCCTTATATCGCTCTGTTCTCCATGAAGGAAAGGCATCGCCTCACGAACACACGATGCTGCTTCACATGGATGAGCAGCTTCTGACGGTCTCGATCTTTCATAAACATGAACCCATTTTCACAAGACCGATCGTGTTGGAAAGTGAATTGGAAGACCGTGCACCGGAGGATGGAATTCCAGTGAATATGCTTCAGGATGAGATAAATGAAATCGAGAAAGTAATGAATTTTTACCGCTACTCCTTGAATAAAGGTGAGCAATCGGTAGAGAAGACGGTTGTCAGCGGAGGTCATCCCCGCTTGCAGCTTCTCAAAGAACAGCTGCAGGAGAGGATTCCGATACCGGTTGAATTGCTTCAGTTGAAAAATGTCCCGACACTCGAGGATGAACAGGTGCCATCAGGATACGCCATCGCATTAGGTCTTGCTTTAAAAGAGGTGCAGCTCAGTGAAACTTATTGA
- a CDS encoding PilN domain-containing protein has translation MKLIDINLLPQKETKRNAFTYSVLGTAGMIILLAVFMMLSWQGTITETKRTDEKIENTKKIIEVQQTKVLGAEASSSIGELNKAVEDMVDYPVKTVPLLNELISLLPERGFIQEFEYSDRTIINLSVQFDSSREAAYYLSRLHMVEWLAEAEILEMTTEEAGESEEETILPRYSAVYALHFDSEKLAAILSDEGEEE, from the coding sequence GTGAAACTTATTGATATCAATCTATTACCTCAAAAAGAAACGAAACGAAATGCTTTTACATATAGTGTCCTCGGTACTGCAGGGATGATCATCCTCCTTGCCGTTTTCATGATGCTGTCATGGCAGGGCACCATCACCGAAACGAAAAGGACGGATGAAAAGATCGAGAATACCAAAAAAATCATCGAGGTCCAGCAGACGAAAGTCCTCGGGGCAGAAGCGTCCAGCAGCATCGGTGAGCTGAACAAAGCGGTCGAGGACATGGTGGACTATCCAGTGAAAACCGTTCCTCTATTAAATGAACTGATCTCTCTATTACCAGAGAGAGGATTTATCCAGGAATTTGAGTATAGTGATAGAACGATCATCAATCTGTCCGTACAGTTTGATTCATCCAGGGAAGCAGCGTACTACCTCTCGAGATTACATATGGTGGAGTGGCTCGCGGAAGCCGAGATCCTTGAAATGACGACTGAAGAAGCAGGGGAGTCAGAGGAAGAGACGATCCTCCCGAGATACTCCGCCGTATATGCCCTTCACTTCGACTCAGAAAAGCTTGCAGCAATTCTTTCTGATGAGGGGGAAGAAGAATGA
- a CDS encoding nucleoside triphosphate pyrophosphatase, whose product MSNLILASQSPRRKQLLQQLQLSFTTISSNVDETVASHLKPHEVVTELALRKAKEISAMHPDSYVLGSDTVVAHGDSSLGKPQSEEEAREMLSMLSGKTHSVYTGVAILKGEKQTLFYEKTDVTFWELTPGEIDDYIASEEPFDKAGGYGIQGLGAKLVKEITGDYFSVVGLPISKVYRALREMGCLQ is encoded by the coding sequence ATGTCCAACCTCATACTTGCTTCACAATCTCCTCGCCGAAAACAGCTTCTTCAACAGCTTCAACTTTCTTTCACCACCATTAGCAGCAATGTCGATGAAACGGTTGCGTCTCATCTGAAACCCCACGAAGTGGTCACGGAACTCGCGCTCAGAAAAGCAAAAGAAATTTCAGCAATGCATCCTGATTCATACGTTTTGGGATCGGACACTGTGGTAGCCCACGGGGATTCCAGCCTTGGAAAGCCTCAATCAGAGGAAGAAGCCAGAGAGATGCTCAGCATGCTGTCCGGCAAAACGCACTCGGTATATACGGGTGTCGCGATTCTTAAAGGTGAGAAACAAACTCTATTTTATGAAAAAACAGATGTTACGTTCTGGGAGTTGACACCTGGAGAAATCGACGATTACATCGCTTCTGAAGAGCCCTTTGATAAAGCGGGGGGATACGGTATTCAGGGACTCGGGGCAAAGCTGGTAAAGGAAATCACGGGGGATTATTTCTCTGTGGTCGGCCTGCCGATCTCCAAGGTATACCGGGCCCTCCGGGAAATGGGCTGCCTTCAATAA
- the radC gene encoding DNA repair protein RadC, whose translation MEKTVEKQNKLMIRDYPQDERPRERLIQSGAASLSNQELLAILLRTGTRSESVLQLSNRLLTSFDGLNLLKDASLEEITKTKGIGLAKAVQIMAAVELGRRIGNLAFDDRYSIRSPEDGANYVMNDMRFLAQEHFVCLYLNTKNQVLHKQTIFIGSLNASIVHPREVFKEAFRRSAASIICIHNHPSGDPTPSREDIEVTKRLVECGRIIGIDILDHLIIGEKKFISLKEKGYL comes from the coding sequence ATGGAAAAAACAGTGGAAAAACAGAACAAGCTGATGATACGTGATTACCCTCAGGATGAGAGGCCGAGGGAGCGCCTCATCCAAAGCGGGGCTGCCAGTCTCTCCAATCAGGAATTATTGGCGATCCTTCTCAGGACAGGTACGAGATCGGAATCTGTCCTTCAGCTTTCGAACCGGCTCCTGACAAGCTTTGACGGTCTTAATCTATTAAAGGATGCATCCCTGGAAGAAATCACGAAAACAAAAGGAATCGGACTTGCCAAGGCTGTTCAGATCATGGCGGCGGTCGAACTGGGACGCAGGATCGGCAACCTTGCTTTCGATGACCGCTACAGTATCCGGTCCCCTGAAGATGGAGCGAATTATGTCATGAATGACATGCGTTTTTTAGCTCAGGAACACTTCGTTTGTCTTTACCTCAATACCAAAAATCAAGTGCTCCACAAACAGACCATTTTCATCGGCAGTCTGAATGCTTCGATCGTCCATCCGCGTGAAGTGTTCAAAGAAGCCTTCCGCCGGTCGGCAGCATCGATCATCTGCATCCATAACCACCCGTCCGGTGACCCGACCCCGAGCAGGGAAGATATCGAGGTTACAAAGAGATTGGTAGAATGCGGGCGGATCATTGGTATTGATATCCTCGATCATCTTATCATCGGTGAGAAAAAATTTATCAGTTTAAAAGAAAAAGGGTATTTATGA
- a CDS encoding rod shape-determining protein, producing MFGTKDLGIDLGTANTLVYVKGKGIVVREPSVVALQTDNKQIVAVGNDAKNMIGRTPGNVVALRPMKDGVIADYETTATMMKYYIKQATKNKGLFSRKPYVMVCVPSGITGVEERAVIDATRQAGARDAYTIEEPFAAAIGANLPVWEPTGSMVVDIGGGTTEVAIISLGGIVTSQSIRVAGDEMDDSIINYIRKTYNLMIGDRTSETIKMEVGSAGNPEGIESMEIRGRDLLTGLPKTIEVTAAEISSALHDTVYTIVDAVKSTLEKTPPELAADIMDRGIVLTGGGALLRNMDKVISDETKMPVLIAEEPLDCVAIGTGKALDHIHLFKNRGK from the coding sequence ATGTTTGGAACGAAAGATTTAGGAATTGATTTAGGCACAGCTAACACGTTGGTGTACGTTAAAGGAAAAGGCATCGTTGTACGGGAGCCTTCCGTTGTTGCACTTCAAACTGACAATAAACAGATCGTAGCTGTCGGAAACGATGCGAAGAATATGATCGGAAGAACACCTGGGAACGTAGTGGCTCTGCGCCCGATGAAAGACGGAGTCATTGCAGACTACGAAACGACTGCTACCATGATGAAATACTACATAAAGCAGGCGACCAAAAACAAAGGTCTATTTTCCAGAAAGCCATATGTGATGGTGTGTGTACCGTCCGGAATCACAGGTGTCGAAGAGCGTGCCGTCATTGACGCGACTAGACAAGCAGGAGCAAGGGATGCCTACACAATAGAAGAGCCTTTTGCAGCTGCCATCGGAGCCAACCTCCCAGTCTGGGAACCGACGGGAAGCATGGTCGTTGATATCGGGGGCGGAACGACAGAAGTTGCGATCATCTCTCTTGGCGGGATCGTAACAAGCCAGTCAATCCGTGTAGCCGGTGATGAAATGGATGACAGCATCATCAACTACATCCGTAAAACATATAACCTTATGATCGGTGACCGCACGTCTGAAACCATCAAGATGGAAGTCGGTTCAGCGGGAAATCCGGAAGGGATTGAATCGATGGAAATCCGCGGGCGCGACCTTTTGACAGGACTTCCGAAAACGATTGAAGTGACGGCTGCTGAAATTTCTTCTGCCCTTCATGATACGGTATATACAATTGTTGATGCCGTTAAGAGTACCTTGGAAAAAACACCTCCTGAACTTGCAGCTGACATTATGGATAGAGGAATTGTGCTGACTGGCGGAGGCGCATTGCTTCGCAATATGGACAAGGTGATCAGTGATGAAACGAAAATGCCTGTCCTTATCGCAGAAGAGCCGCTCGACTGCGTAGCAATCGGCACAGGTAAAGCACTTGACCATATCCATCTTTTTAAAAACCGTGGTAAATAA
- the mreC gene encoding rod shape-determining protein MreC encodes MPQFFLNKRLIILLVSIIVLVALIGFSLRERDSISWPEQFVKDMVGFGQSLISKPVNYTGGVIENVKDLQNTYTENEKLKSRLDELVKLETQVRDLKQDNEELRGVLEKKEDLRSYDTIQATVIARNPDRWQELITIDKGEVNGIKSDMAVISSAGLIGKVKSVNEFSSTVELISTNNTKNRISTVIQGKQDINGWIEGYDSDKKEILVKRIPNDLKVEKGSKVITSGLGGVFPKGLVVGEVKEVKPDQYGLTQTAHVKPAADFYHLEHVMVIDREMKGVTEAPPEEDSGEEEQ; translated from the coding sequence ATGCCACAATTCTTCCTGAACAAACGATTAATCATCCTGCTTGTAAGCATCATCGTTCTCGTAGCATTGATTGGATTTTCGTTACGTGAAAGAGACAGCATCAGCTGGCCCGAGCAGTTCGTGAAAGATATGGTAGGATTCGGACAATCATTGATCTCCAAACCTGTCAATTATACAGGCGGAGTCATCGAAAACGTAAAAGATCTTCAAAATACATACACAGAAAATGAAAAACTGAAATCCCGCCTTGACGAGCTCGTCAAGCTTGAAACGCAGGTAAGGGACCTTAAACAGGATAATGAAGAGCTGAGAGGCGTATTAGAGAAAAAAGAAGATTTAAGAAGCTATGATACGATTCAAGCAACGGTCATTGCCAGAAACCCTGACAGATGGCAGGAGCTGATAACGATCGACAAAGGTGAAGTCAACGGGATCAAATCCGATATGGCCGTCATCTCTTCTGCCGGATTGATTGGAAAGGTCAAAAGTGTGAATGAATTTTCATCAACCGTGGAGCTCATCTCTACCAACAACACGAAGAACCGCATCTCCACCGTCATACAAGGAAAACAGGATATCAATGGCTGGATTGAAGGTTATGACAGTGATAAAAAAGAGATCCTGGTAAAACGGATTCCGAATGACTTGAAAGTGGAAAAAGGATCCAAGGTCATCACTTCGGGACTGGGCGGGGTATTTCCTAAAGGGCTGGTAGTCGGTGAAGTAAAAGAAGTGAAGCCGGATCAATATGGCCTGACACAAACAGCACATGTCAAACCGGCAGCAGATTTCTATCATTTGGAGCATGTGATGGTGATCGACCGTGAAATGAAGGGTGTCACCGAGGCACCGCCGGAAGAGGATAGCGGGGAGGAAGAGCAATGA